From a region of the Arachis ipaensis cultivar K30076 chromosome B09, Araip1.1, whole genome shotgun sequence genome:
- the LOC107618597 gene encoding LOW QUALITY PROTEIN: auxin-induced protein IAA4-like (The sequence of the model RefSeq protein was modified relative to this genomic sequence to represent the inferred CDS: inserted 2 bases in 1 codon), whose amino-acid sequence MATSASAYENDIKNLKATELTLGLPGTHLQENIPIIDQEKSSASSSSNKRPLQLPHEETSPAQDCGSKCSNIAKNTDDDAAPPPSKAKIVGWPPIRSYRKNSLQEQSEAAGGIYVKVSMDGAPYLRKIDLKIYGGYPQLLKSLENMFKLTIGEYSEKEGYKGSDYAPTYEDKDGDWMLVGDVPWDMFVTSCKRLRIMKGSEARGXWVVLYDQKKSQKEGVFGCEGK is encoded by the exons ATGGCAACATCAGCATCCGCATATGAGAATGATATCAAGAACCTTAAGGCAACAGAACTCACATTGGGTTTGCCAGGGACTCATCTTCAAGAGAATATACCTATTATTGATCAAGAAAAAtcatcagcatcatcatcatcaaacaagaGGCCATTGCAATTGCCTCATGAAGAAACTTCTCCTGCTCAGGACTGTGGATCCAAGTGCTCTAATATTGCTAAGAACACTGATGATGATGCTGCACCCCCTCCTTCCAA GGCAAAGATAGTGGGGTGGCCACCAATCAGATCATACAGGAAGAACAGCCTTCAGGAACAATCTGAGGCTGCAGGTGGGATCTATGTGAAGGTGAGCATGGATGGAGCACCTTACCTCAGAAAGATTGATTTGAAGATCTATGGAGGCTATCCACAACTCCTCAAATCCCTTGAAAACATGTTCAAGTTGACTATAG GTGAGTACTCTGAAAAGGAAGGGTATAAGGGATCTGATTATGCACCAACATATGAAGACAAGGATGGTGACTGGATGCTAGTTGGAGATGTTCCTTGGGACATGTTTGTGACTTCGTGTAAGAGGCTAAGAATCATGAAAGGATCTGAAGCCAGAGG TTGGGTTGTGCTGTATGATCAGAAAAAATCACAGAAGGAAGGTGTTTTTGGGTGTGAAgggaaatag